CCCATAAATGCCAATGATAGCAGGCCAGCCACAATAAAGGCAATAGGGCCCCCTTGCATTGGCTTGGGTACATTCATCAATTCAAGATGTTCGCGAATGCCTGCGAAAATGATCAGGGCCAGGCCAAAACCAAGGGCATTTGACAGGCCAAAAACAACAGTTTCCAGCAGGTTATAATCATTCTGAACCGCCAGCAGAGCCACGCCGAGAATTGCGCAATTGGTAGTCATCAGGGGTAAGAATATCCCAAGTGCCTGATAAATCGGAGGGCTCACTTTCTTGAGGACGATCTCGACAAGCTGAACCAGAGAGGCAATCACCAGAATAAAGGTGATGGTTTGCATGAAGCTGATGTTCAGCGGCACCAATATATAATTTTGCAACAGGTAAGTAATGATGGTTGCCATGGTCATTACAAAGGTCACAGCCCCTGCCATTCCGATGGCTGTTTCCACTTTGCCTGAAACACCGATAAAAGGGCAAAGCCCCAAAAACCTGTTTAAAACGATGTTGTTAACAAAAACTGCCGATATAATGATAGCGATATATTCCATAGCCTAGTAAATTTTCTTTTTTAGTTTGTCTGCCAACATGATCAGATAGCCAAGAGCCAGAAATGCTCCGGGTGCCAGTACAAAAACAAGCATTCCGTCGCCCTGGTAGATGGACAATTCTATAACATCCGGTATAAGGGTGAATGTACCGCTTCCCAGAATTTCTCTTACACCACCAAGTATGGTTAGCGCAAATGCAAATCCCAGACCCATTCCCAGGCCGTCGATGACAGAGGAAAATATGTCATTTTTGGATGCAAAAGCTTCAGAGCGACCCAGAACAAAACAGTTCACCACGATAAGCGGAATGAAAATTCCCAGGGCCTCGTATAGATCGGGTACAAAAGCCTGGGTAAGCATCTGCACTATGGTAACGAATGAAGCAATAACCACAATAAAGGTTGGTATTCTTACCTTTGGGGGTATTTGATTTTTGATGATGGAGACCACCAGATTCGACATAACTACTACAAATGTGGTGGCCAAACCCATGCCCAATCCGTTATAAGCAGACGTAGTCACTGCCAGCGTAGGGCAAAGACCGAGGTATAATGCAAAGACCGGATTGTCTTTTATGAAACCTTTGCTGAAATTTTTCCATTGGTTCATTTTAAACCTCCTTTCTGAAATGCTTTATAGGCTTTTTGCACTGCATCGCAGTAAGCCCTTGATGATATGGTAGCAGCAGTGATGGCATCCACATCTCCTCCATCCTTTTGAACCTGCAAATCGAAGTTATCCGGATTTTTTCCGTTAAATTGGGTGCTCCAGTCCGACTTGGCTTTTTCTATTTTATCACCCAAGCCGGGAGTTTCTGCATGCTCCAGCACAGAAATGTTATTAATGGTACCGTCGGCATTGAAGCCTACCATTATTCTGATTCTTCCGCTATAACCCTGTTCGGTAAATGAAGAAACCGCCAATCCAACAAGGTTACCATCTTGTTTTGCCGGGTATACCTGCAGGCTGTCGCCTTCCACCGGAACCTTATAAGACTCATTATTCGGTTGATTGGTAAATTCTGGTACCACCTGCCGAATGGCCGTATTTCTTGCCCTCATCCTGGCTTCGGCTATCGGTTCCCGGGTTAATTCATAAATAAAGCCTAATGTAGTGGATGCTACAAGCGTAACAAGAAACAGAGTTAGAACCATGTTTTTAAAAGTAGACTCCTTATTAGCCATATTGCACCTCCTCTCCGAATCGCCCGGGTTTTGTATATCTGTTCAAGATGGGGACCAATGCATTCATAATAAGAATGGCAAAGGAAACACCTTCGGGGTATGAACCAAAGACCCGGATGATCACTGTTAGCAATCCTATGCCCACACCGTAAATCCATTTGGCTTTGGTGGTCATAGGGGACGTTACATAATCTGTGGCCATAAAAATGGCACCCAGCAGAACCCCTCCGGTAAGAATGTGGAACAGGGGATCAGCATACTGAGTAGGATCAGCCAGCCACAAAATACCTGAGAATAGGCCTACTGTCAATACATTTGAAACGGGTATATGCCAGGAGATAACCCTGAAATATAACAACAGCAGGAAACCTATAATAAGGGCTATACCCGACATTTCCCCAAGTGAGCCACCCATTTGCCCTAAAAAAAGCTCTGAATAATCCGGCACTTGTTCCATAACCTTTGTCATAGGAGTATCCCCACTTTCCTGTAATATACCAAGAGGGGTAGCGCCGGTTTGAGCATCAACATAATTGGTGTTGAAGCCTTTTGGTGTCGGCCAGCTCGTCATTTGAACCGGAAAGGAGATCAAAAGGAAAACCCTTCCTACAAGAGCCGGGTTAAAAGGGTTGGTTCCCAAACCCCCGAATGACATTTTTCCTATTCCAATAGATACGAGGGCGCCAATAATAATGATGCCCACGGGTAAATTTGCAGGTACGTTAAATGCCAGAAGCAAACCGGTCACCAGGGCTGAACCATCGGTAACGGTTGGATTTTGTTTCAGAAGAAATTTTTGTATCAGATACTCAAAACCAATGCACGATAATACGGAAACCAGTGTAACGATGATGGCCCCGATCCCGAAGGAAATTACAGACCATGCCAGTACGGGCAACAGGGCAATCACCACTCCATACATGAGTTTCCTTACACTGGTATTCTCAAATACGTGCGGTGATGGAGAAACTGTTAATACCTTATTGTTAGCCATTACTTATCTTTTCTGTTTCGTAGGATTTGATTCACGTTTGTTTTTCCGAGTCTGATATAATCGAGTAAAGGCACACGTGCCGGACATGTAAAACTGCAGGAACCACATTCCATACAGTCCATTATAGCATTGTCTTCGCATTCTTCATAGCGCTCGAGCTGAGCCAGTTGTTTAAGCAGGTAGGGTTCAAGACCCATAGGACAAACATCCACACACTTGCCGCATCGGATACAGTTGAATTCTTCATCCCTATAGGCGTCTTTTTCAGGAATTACCAGTATCCCTGAAGTCCCTTTAACAACAGGGACATCTAAAGAACTTAGGGCTTTACCCATCATCGGGCCTCCGCCGACCACCTTTCCGGTATCTTCAGGCAGGCCACCGGCGGCTTCTATCAAGTCCCTAACAGGAGTACCTATCCTAACCAGGAAGTTGGAGGGTTTTGAAAGGGACTTCCCGGTGACCGTCACTACCCTTTCAACCAGGGGTTTGTTTTTTTGTACGGCTTCATAAGCTGCCAGGGAAGTACCTACATTGTGTACAACCACACCCACATCCAGAGGTAATCCTCCCGAGGGAACCTCGCGGTTCAGCAATGCCTTTATCAATTGCTTTTCACCTCCCTGAGGATATTTAACTTTAAGGGGATATACCTCAATGTTTTCCTCTTTGCTTACAAGATGACTGACATGTTCTATAGCATCAGGCTTGTTATGCTCTATGCCAATAAGTACATGGTTAACCCCCAGGGCTTTTTTTAACAGCTTGATGCCCACCAGCATTTCTTCACCCCGTTCGAGCATAACGCGATGATCGGAGGTAAGATAAGGTTCACATTCTACTCCATTAATCACCAGGGTATCGATCTTTTTGCCTTCGGGAACGCTTAATTTAACATGGGAGGGAAAAGTGGCGCCTCCCATTCCTACGATCCCTCCCTGAAGTATCTTATCAACAATTTCCTGGCTGCTTAAGGAGCAATCTCTTATGATCTCCGAACCTGTATCGATGCTGTCATTCCATTCATCATCTTCAACATCAATAATCACTGCGGGTTTTTTAAATCCGGTTGTATCAATAATTTCACCTACTTTTGAAACCGTCCCGGAAACGGATGAATGGATGTTAGAGGAGACAAAACCCTGACTTTCGGCAATAATATCCCCTGTTTTAACCTTATCTTTCTTCTTGACAACCGGTTTTGAGGGGGCACCAATATGCTGGGCTATAGGTATGGAAACTTGTTTGGGTAATCCCAGGTTTTCTATGGGTTTATTCGCAGAAAATTTATTTTCCGGAGGATGTACCCCACCTTTTGAAAATGTTTGTAACACTTGCATCCTATACTCCTTTTTTAATCAATGTTTTTGTTCTCTTTTTTACTTTCGGACTGCACCGGTTCAGATTGTTCTTTGTTTTTCTTTTTTCTTGGCGGAAATCCCACTTCCAAAATTGCATTAGTAGGGCATTCAGGCACACACTTTCTGCAAAGTTTACATTTATTGGGATCAATATAGGCCAGGTTATTTTCAAGCGTAATGGCATCAAAGGGACAAACCTTTACACATTTGCCACAGCCAATACAGGCAACCTTACATGCTTTTCTGGCCACTCCGCCTTTATCCTGATTGACACACGAAACATAGATTTTCCTGTCTTTTTTGTTTCGTTTTCTCAGTTCGATGATATCGCGGGGGCAAGCTTCCACACAGGCACCACATGCAGTACAATTGTTATCGATGACGTAGGGCAGACCGGTTTGATTGTTCATAAAAATGGCTTCAAAGTCGCATGCATCCACACAATCGCCTTTCCCCAGGCAACCGTAGTGGCATGCCGTCTCTCCTCCGTACAGGGTGTTTTCAATTGTACAGCTAGCTGGTCCATCGTAACGGGTAATTGCAGGTGCATTCTCAAAAGAACCGGCGCACCTGACAACTGCCACCAGTGGGTCTTTCTCCTCAATCTCCTGCCCCATAATCTCAGCCACTTTTTGCATGGTTTCATTTCCCCCAACAGGGCAGTACAATTCCGATAAATCATCTGCTTTGACCACAGATTCTGCAAAAGCACGGCAACCCGGATAGCCGCAAGCACCACAGTTTGCCCCAGGCAAAGCATCTTCAACTTCACCTATGCGGGGATCTTCGTATACCTTAAATTTCCGGGCTGCCATATACAAGATAATTGCTGCCACAGCTCCCAGTCCACTTAAGGATACAATGGTATATATGACTGTAGTTGACATAATAAAAATTGATTTAGCTTATCTTCTGTAAATAAAATGTAAATGCCTTCTGAAAATAATTTCTTCTGTGATATATAATCATATAATAGGGTACAAGTATGCCCAGTGATGATAATCCTGCTACAACTTCATTGTGGAATATGGCCGAAAATGAAAACAAAGCAAATAACAAAAGCAGGAAAGGCAAAACATATCCGAAGAATAAAGCTTTAAAGCCCAACGATTGTTTGAGCAAAACCCTGACTTCTTCTCCTTTATTAAACCTTCCGCTGTTATCAATCACCTCAACTTCTTTTTCTTCCATATTTGAGGCTGAACATACACTCTTAGCGTGACATTGGGCGCATGCACTCATTGTCACAAAGTGTACCCTTATTCTGTTCCCTTCAATGGCGTCAATTCGACCCTTATGCTCAATCACATCCTGTGCCATATGATTCATCTAACACTTCAAACAGAGTACAAATTTACGGATGTTTGAAAAATAACAGATGATATATAACATCTTTACAGACCTGTAAGATTATTTAGAAAGAATCTAAATAATTAATTCGGGAAATGTTCACATTACCTGGTAAAATAATCAACCTTATGGAATAGAATGCTCAAAATATGTTGATTATAAAAAAATTATAAAAACAGGAAAATTATCCTTTATATATTGGATCTTTAATTATTAATTTTGGATGAAAACAGGAAACAATTCCAACAAGCCAAATTAACATCAGGGAAACATGAGACTCATAAAACCTACACTTCTCATCGATAAGGAGAAATGTTTCAATAACATTGAAAGAATGGCCGATAAAGCCCAAAGGCACAATCTTATCTTTCGCCCTCATTTCAAAACACATCAATCGGAAACTGTAGGAAGATGGTTTGCAGAATACGGCGTCAGTAAGATCACCGTTTCTTCAGTGGATATGGCGGTGAAGTTTGCTCAGGATGGCTGGAAAGACATCACCATCGCCTTTCCTTTAAATATTAATGAGATTGAGACAATCAACACATTGGCTAAGGATATCACGCTCCGGTTAACATTGTTAAACCAGGAAAGCATCAACGCACTAAACAAAGAAATGAGTTCGGAAGTCGGTGTTTTTGTTAAAATCGATACCGGAAACAGGAGAACGGGTATTCCTTATGAAAATATAAATGAGATTGTCAACCTGAAAGAAAAGATATACAAAGCCCCGAAACTTCATTTTAAAGGTTTGTTGACCCATGCGGGGCATACGTATCAGGCCGCATCCACGGAAGAGATATTGAAGATACATAAGGAAACAAGGGACCGGCTGGTGGGGGTTAAAGATCAGATTGCAGGGTCGGACGAGGAAGTTATTATTTCGGTGGGAGACACCCCTTCGTGCAGTTTGGCAGATGACTTTGAGGGTATTTCAGAAATCCGGCCGGGGAATTTTGTATTCTTTGATCTTCAGCAATATAAACTTAATGCCTGTTCACTGGAGGACATTGCCGTTTGTTTGGCCTGTCCGGTAGTAGCCAAACATGAGGACAGAAATGAGATCGTTGTTCATGGAGGAGCGGTGCATCTGTCTAAAGACAAATGTATCGAAGGGGAGAAATCCATTTACGGATACGGTGTGATGTTAAACAGCAAAGGCTGGATTATTCCGGAGGAAAAGATCATCCTGGGAAAATTATCGCAGGAACATGGCACCTTTTATGTACATCCCAACACCATGAAAAAGTTTGACATTGGAGATTTTATAGGCGTATTACCGTCTCACTCATGTCTTACGGCTCATTGTATGGGGTCTTTTCAGGATGTGGTAACCGGAGAAAGGATATTTTCCTGATTCTATGAAGAAAGGGGCTCGTTTTCTTCATTTTGGTAATGCAAATAGGCGTTAAAGGATCATCCTATTTCACTTCCCATGTATTTCCGCTGTGCAGCAGATCATCCACACAACCGAATTCGGATTGTTCTTTTACCTGTCTGATTTGATTCTCTAATTTCCTTTCATAAGTTTCGTCCTTCACAGCCCTTATTACACCCACTGCAACAGGATAATTCGGATACTGCATATTTGCAAGCATCAGATGGATACCCGGGTCTTTGAGGGTGGCATCATGAACCAGCAGATCATCTTCGGTATACCCATCTTTACCCAATTCAACAACTTTAAGTTTTAAGCCTTCCAATACAATACCCTTATCGCGGTTTTTTCCAAATATCATGGGCTCTCCGTGCCTTAGCACAATCTGCCTGTCCTCTTTATATTTTTTGTTGGTAATCTCGGCATGGGTTTTATCATTGTATATTACGCAATTCTGGGCAATTTCAACTACCGAGGTTCCTTTATGCTTTTCGGCCTCCAGAAAGATCTCCTGGTTCAGGTTCATATTGGTATCCACCGAACGGGCGAAAAATCTACCCTGGGCGCCAATAATCAGTTCGCCGGGATGAAATGGATTTTCAATGGTACCGTAGGGCGAACTTTTGGTTTTTGCCCCTAGCTTTGAGGTGGGAGAATACTGACCTTTTGTAAGGCCATAGATTTCGTTATTAAAAATGACGATATTGATATCGACGTTTCTTCGAACAGCATGAATCAGATGGTTTCCGCCTATGGCCATGGAATCCCCGTCACCAGTTATTTGCCAGACACTAAGATCGGGATTGGCCGTTTTGGTACCGGAGGCTATGGCTGTAGCTCTGCCGTGTATTCCATGAAAACCATACGTATTCATGTAATAGGGAAATCTGGAAGAACATCCGATCCCTGATATAAAGGCAAATTTTTCTCTGGGAATACCCATGTGGGGTAAAGCTTTCTGAATGGCATTCATGATGGCGTGATTACCACAGCCCGGACACCATCTGACTTCCTGGTCACTTTTGAAATCTTTGGGTGAAGGCGAGGTTTCTTTTGTATCAATGTATTTTGTGTTTTCAGCCATAATGATTCACCTCCACGAGTTTTTTAACGTGTTCTTTAATTTCTATGGTTGTGAAAGGTTGGCCCTGTATTTTATTATACTTTAAATAATTGAATTTGGGATGGTTCATTCTGAGATAATCCATAAACTGACCCCGGTTTAGCTCGCAGACGAGGATTTTGTCAAATCTGTTAAAAATGTCCCCGGTATTTGCCGGCAGGGGTTTGATGTAATTAAACTGGGCCAGACCAATTTTCAGTGCTTCTTCTTTTCTTAATTCATCCAGGGCAGTTTTAAGGTGGCCGTAGGTACCTCCCCAGCCTACCAGAAGCAGGTCACCTTCCTGGCTACCTTCCACTTGCTGGTTGGGAACATCCCTTACTACCCGGTTTACTTTTTCCTCCCTTAGATATACCATTTTCTCATGATTTTGAGGGTCGTGAGACACAGAACCAGTCAGCTCGTCTTTTTCAAGACCTCCAATGCGATGCTCGTAACCCGGTGTTCCTGCAATAGCCCAGGTGCGGGCTAGTTTTTCCGGATCACGGGCATAAGGCATCCACTCTTTCTCTCCCCGTGGAACAATGGGTGGTTTAATATTAGGGTAATCGCTCATTTGAGGTATTTTCCAGGGCTCTGAACCATTGGCCAGAAAACCATCCGTCAGAAGTATTACCGGCACCATATGTTCAAGGGCGATCTTAGCGGCTGTAAATGCGTAATGGAAGCAATTGGAAGGTGTTGTTGCAGCAAGAACGACCAACGGGCTTTCTCCGTTTCTCCCGTAAAGAGCCTGCGTTAGGTCCGACTGCTCAGGTTTAGTGGGCAGGCCGGTAGAAGGCCCGCCTCTTTGTACATCTACAATTATGATAGGCAGCTCGGTCATTATGGCCAGCCCGATGGCTTCCGATTTAAGTGCCAGGCCCGGTCCTGAAGTGGTGGTGACGGCAAGTGAACCGGCAAAGCTTGCACCCAAGGCAGTACAGATACCGGCAATTTCATCCTCCGCCTGAAAAGTCTTGACACCAAAATCTCTTCTTAAAGCCAATTCATGTAAAATTTCAGAGGCCGGAGTAATGGGGTAGGAACCACAGAAAAGTTCCAGGTCTGATTTTTCAGAAGCTGCAATCAAGCCCCATGCTGTGGCCTTATTGCCATCTATATTTCTATAGGTGCCCTTTTCGATTTCGGCCGGACTGATTTTATAGGTTGGAGTCAGAAGTTCAACGGTTTCAGCATAATGATAACCTGCTTCCAGCACTCTTTTATTCGCTTCGATTATTTTGGGCTGATTTTCGAATTTTCTCTCAAAAAACTGCTCGGTATATTTCAGCGGTCTTTCAAACAACCAGTAAACCATACCCAAAGCAAACATGTTTTTGCTCCTGAGTATGCTTTTCTGATCCAAATCCAGGTTCTTCAATGCTTCCTTTGTGAGGGTGGTGATGGGCGCCTTTATGATATTAAATTCTTCCAGGTGGTCTTCTTTAATGGGATCATTGGTCTCATATCCCGCTTTTTTAAGTCCGCGTGGTGTAAAGCTGTCTTCGTCCAATATGATGGTACCTCCGGATTTTACCCATTTGGCATTGGCTTTTAAGGCCGCCGGATTCATTGCCACCAAAACATCTGCGTAATCCCCGGGCGTATTAACCTGCCGGTGGCCAAAGTGGACCTGAAAACCTGAGACTCCTCCGATAGTTCCCTGTGGAGCTCTGATTTCAGACGGGTAGTCGGGAAATGTAGATAGATCATTTCCCAGAAAAGCGGAAGTGTCAGAAAAAAGTGTACCCGTTAACTGCATGCCATCGCCTGAATCTCCTGCAAACCGAACCACTACCTCTTCACGTTCAATGACATCTTGTTTTTTATCCATATTTTGTAATTTAGCACGTTGTATCAATGATCCGATCTGTTTATGATACAAAATTAAGCAATGTTGGTAAATTATGATCTAAAATTCAGAAAATCTCGCTTCATAGAATATGATTTTTCTCATGATTTATTTTCAGTTATTTAGCTTAATTATTGTAGATTACATAAGACTTTAAATATAGCATCAAAATCCAATATTTTATTATTTTTGAACAGTTGGATCGAGTAATGATGCGATCAATTATTAATCGTTTAAAATTCAATGAGTAACGGACAGGAAACCAACATATTATCTGATTTATCCGGTTTGGCTAAATTTACGGTGAAGGTAGTTAAAGAGCTTACCAAACCTCCCTTTGAGCATAGGGAATTGATGAGGCAATGTTATATTCTAGGTTACACTACACTCCCTCTTATCCTGGTGACTGGCTTTATTTTGGGTCTGGTGATGACCTTGCAGTCGCGTCCGATTATGGTGAGTTTTGGTGCCGAATCTTTGTTGCCGAGCATGATTTCTGTTTCCATTGTCAGAGAAATAGGCCCCGTCGTTACAGCCCTTATTTGTGCGGGAAAAATTGGCTCGGGGATCGGCGCTGAACTGGGATCAATGAAAGTAACCGAGCAAATTGATGCCATGGAGGTATCCGGCACAAATCCAATGAAATATCTGGTAGCTACACGGGTCCTTGCCACCACCCTTATGCTTCCCATTCTGGTGTTTTTCGCCGATGCTGTTGCATTTGCCGGTTCATATATTGCGGTCAATCTGGCCGGTGATATTTCCCTTCACCTGTTTATTAACGGTGCCTTTGCCCCCCTGCATTATTATGATGTGATTCCTGCTACAATAAAAACATTCATTTTTGGGTTTTCAATTGGGGCAATAGGTTCCTATAAAGGTTATACGGCAGGCTTCGGTACGGAAAGTGTGGGGAGAGCCTCCAACGCAGCAGTGGTAATTTCTTCCGTAGCAATATTCGTGATTGATCTGCTGGTTGTTGAGATACAACACTCACTGGAAATACTGCAATTTTAAAAACTATGGAGAATCGGTCACATTACAACAAATCAACGGTTGTCAATATAAAAAACCTGAAAAAAAGTTTTACGAATAATCAGGTACTGGAAAACATTAATCTGAAAATCACCAGAGGAGAAAATGCAGTAATAATTGGAAAATCGGGAATAGGGAAATCTGTGTTGATTAAGTGTATGGTTAGGCTTTTTAAACCGGATGAGGGGACAATTGAAGTATTTGGCAAAGATGTTTCCAGTCTGAATGAAATGGAACTAAGCAGGGTCCGAAAAAGAATCGGGTTTCTTTTTCAGGGCAATGCCCTGTACGACAGTATGACAGTTAGAGAAAACCTGGAGTTTCCGCTAATAAGGAATAAGCTGGTTGAAAAGAAAGAGGAACTCGATGCCAGGGTTTACGAAGCGCTTGATAATGTAGGTCTGAGAAGTGCGGTGGACTTGCTTCCCAGTGAACTTTCCGGTGGAATGAAAAAACGGATCGGACTGGCCAGAACCCTTATACTTGAACCTGAGATTATTCTATACGATGAACCCACCACGGGTCTGGATCCCATTACTTCTAAAGAAATCAGCAACCTGATAATCAATCTTCAGGAAAAGTACCATACCACATCCGTCATCATAACCCACGATATTAGCTGTGTGAAGTTAACAGCCAATATTATCCACGTAATAAGAGATGGTAGGATATATAAATCAGGTAAATACAATGAGCTTAAAGCGAGTGAGGATCCCTGGATTTTCGATTTTTTTAATTAAATCAATTCAATTATGAAACCCGCATACGGTGCCCTTCACAACAAGCACATGATTAACATGCGGGTTCCATGGCGAGACAAGCAAAGTTTGTGAATTTGGCATGTAAATTAATTTGAAATGCAAACCTTTAATAAACTGTTACACGAATGAAATTAACGATAGGAAAAAGCATACGGCTTGGAGTTTTTATTATCGTTGGCATCACCATTTTTGCCTCTGCCATATATATAATTGGCAAACAACGGCATTTATTTGGAAATACTTTTACGGTGAGCGGCGTTTTTAAGAATGTAAGCGGCCTAAAGGTAGGAAATAATGTACGGTACTCGGGAATTAATGTCGGTAGCGTATCCAACATTCAGCTAATCAATGATACCCTTGTCCAGGTCCAGGTTACACTCGAAACAAAGGTTCATCAGTTTATCCGTGAGGATTCCAGGATGGAGATAAAAACCGAAGGAGTGATGGGCAATAAAGTTGTAACCATAACTTCAGGAACACCTTCAGAGCCGGTTGTAGATGAAGGAGCCATCCTCGGAACAATAGAAGCGGTCAAAATGGATGACATACTTGAAGAACTTGACAAATCAAGTGGCCATGCCACGGTGATCACAAAGAATCTTGCGGATATCACTACCAAAATCAACAGAGGTGAAGGCATTTTCGGGAGTCTTTTTGCGGATACCGCATTTTCGAACAATTTGAACAGGATTAGTAACAATACTGCAACATTAACGGAGAATTTCAGTTCAATTACCGAAAAGATCAACCAGGAACAGGGGGTGTTTGGTAAAATGCTCTCTGATACTGTGCTTGCCGATCAATTCGATCAGGCGGGAAACAATATGCTTCAGTCAACTGAAAATTTACAGGAGATCACCCGTAAAATCAATAAAGGTGAAGGGGTTTTCGGCAAGATGTTCACCGATACGTCTTTTACACGGAACCTTGATTCGGTTTCCAGAAATTTGACCCATACTGCCCGGAGAACCAGAGATATTTCCGATAATCTTGCGGAATTTACAGGCAATATGAGAACCGGTAGAGGATTAATAAATAAATTATTAACAGACAGTGTTTTTGCTAAAAGAATCGACAGCACCCTTCGAAGTATAGACAAAAGTGCCAG
The sequence above is drawn from the Bacteroidales bacterium genome and encodes:
- the rsxA gene encoding electron transport complex subunit RsxA: MEYIAIIISAVFVNNIVLNRFLGLCPFIGVSGKVETAIGMAGAVTFVMTMATIITYLLQNYILVPLNISFMQTITFILVIASLVQLVEIVLKKVSPPIYQALGIFLPLMTTNCAILGVALLAVQNDYNLLETVVFGLSNALGFGLALIIFAGIREHLELMNVPKPMQGGPIAFIVAGLLSLAFMGFSGIV
- a CDS encoding electron transport complex subunit E, which codes for MNQWKNFSKGFIKDNPVFALYLGLCPTLAVTTSAYNGLGMGLATTFVVVMSNLVVSIIKNQIPPKVRIPTFIVVIASFVTIVQMLTQAFVPDLYEALGIFIPLIVVNCFVLGRSEAFASKNDIFSSVIDGLGMGLGFAFALTILGGVREILGSGTFTLIPDVIELSIYQGDGMLVFVLAPGAFLALGYLIMLADKLKKKIY
- a CDS encoding RnfABCDGE type electron transport complex subunit G; the encoded protein is MANKESTFKNMVLTLFLVTLVASTTLGFIYELTREPIAEARMRARNTAIRQVVPEFTNQPNNESYKVPVEGDSLQVYPAKQDGNLVGLAVSSFTEQGYSGRIRIMVGFNADGTINNISVLEHAETPGLGDKIEKAKSDWSTQFNGKNPDNFDLQVQKDGGDVDAITAATISSRAYCDAVQKAYKAFQKGGLK
- a CDS encoding RnfABCDGE type electron transport complex subunit D — its product is MANNKVLTVSPSPHVFENTSVRKLMYGVVIALLPVLAWSVISFGIGAIIVTLVSVLSCIGFEYLIQKFLLKQNPTVTDGSALVTGLLLAFNVPANLPVGIIIIGALVSIGIGKMSFGGLGTNPFNPALVGRVFLLISFPVQMTSWPTPKGFNTNYVDAQTGATPLGILQESGDTPMTKVMEQVPDYSELFLGQMGGSLGEMSGIALIIGFLLLLYFRVISWHIPVSNVLTVGLFSGILWLADPTQYADPLFHILTGGVLLGAIFMATDYVTSPMTTKAKWIYGVGIGLLTVIIRVFGSYPEGVSFAILIMNALVPILNRYTKPGRFGEEVQYG
- the rsxC gene encoding electron transport complex subunit RsxC, which codes for MLQTFSKGGVHPPENKFSANKPIENLGLPKQVSIPIAQHIGAPSKPVVKKKDKVKTGDIIAESQGFVSSNIHSSVSGTVSKVGEIIDTTGFKKPAVIIDVEDDEWNDSIDTGSEIIRDCSLSSQEIVDKILQGGIVGMGGATFPSHVKLSVPEGKKIDTLVINGVECEPYLTSDHRVMLERGEEMLVGIKLLKKALGVNHVLIGIEHNKPDAIEHVSHLVSKEENIEVYPLKVKYPQGGEKQLIKALLNREVPSGGLPLDVGVVVHNVGTSLAAYEAVQKNKPLVERVVTVTGKSLSKPSNFLVRIGTPVRDLIEAAGGLPEDTGKVVGGGPMMGKALSSLDVPVVKGTSGILVIPEKDAYRDEEFNCIRCGKCVDVCPMGLEPYLLKQLAQLERYEECEDNAIMDCMECGSCSFTCPARVPLLDYIRLGKTNVNQILRNRKDK
- a CDS encoding Fe-S cluster domain-containing protein; translation: MSTTVIYTIVSLSGLGAVAAIILYMAARKFKVYEDPRIGEVEDALPGANCGACGYPGCRAFAESVVKADDLSELYCPVGGNETMQKVAEIMGQEIEEKDPLVAVVRCAGSFENAPAITRYDGPASCTIENTLYGGETACHYGCLGKGDCVDACDFEAIFMNNQTGLPYVIDNNCTACGACVEACPRDIIELRKRNKKDRKIYVSCVNQDKGGVARKACKVACIGCGKCVKVCPFDAITLENNLAYIDPNKCKLCRKCVPECPTNAILEVGFPPRKKKNKEQSEPVQSESKKENKNID
- a CDS encoding SoxR reducing system RseC family protein, producing MNHMAQDVIEHKGRIDAIEGNRIRVHFVTMSACAQCHAKSVCSASNMEEKEVEVIDNSGRFNKGEEVRVLLKQSLGFKALFFGYVLPFLLLLFALFSFSAIFHNEVVAGLSSLGILVPYYMIIYHRRNYFQKAFTFYLQKIS
- a CDS encoding alanine racemase, with the protein product MRLIKPTLLIDKEKCFNNIERMADKAQRHNLIFRPHFKTHQSETVGRWFAEYGVSKITVSSVDMAVKFAQDGWKDITIAFPLNINEIETINTLAKDITLRLTLLNQESINALNKEMSSEVGVFVKIDTGNRRTGIPYENINEIVNLKEKIYKAPKLHFKGLLTHAGHTYQAASTEEILKIHKETRDRLVGVKDQIAGSDEEVIISVGDTPSCSLADDFEGISEIRPGNFVFFDLQQYKLNACSLEDIAVCLACPVVAKHEDRNEIVVHGGAVHLSKDKCIEGEKSIYGYGVMLNSKGWIIPEEKIILGKLSQEHGTFYVHPNTMKKFDIGDFIGVLPSHSCLTAHCMGSFQDVVTGERIFS
- a CDS encoding 2-oxoacid:ferredoxin oxidoreductase subunit beta — its product is MAENTKYIDTKETSPSPKDFKSDQEVRWCPGCGNHAIMNAIQKALPHMGIPREKFAFISGIGCSSRFPYYMNTYGFHGIHGRATAIASGTKTANPDLSVWQITGDGDSMAIGGNHLIHAVRRNVDINIVIFNNEIYGLTKGQYSPTSKLGAKTKSSPYGTIENPFHPGELIIGAQGRFFARSVDTNMNLNQEIFLEAEKHKGTSVVEIAQNCVIYNDKTHAEITNKKYKEDRQIVLRHGEPMIFGKNRDKGIVLEGLKLKVVELGKDGYTEDDLLVHDATLKDPGIHLMLANMQYPNYPVAVGVIRAVKDETYERKLENQIRQVKEQSEFGCVDDLLHSGNTWEVK